Proteins encoded together in one Chryseobacterium sp. G0201 window:
- a CDS encoding (Fe-S)-binding protein: MDLHIKTMAEYAAEGKSPEVLFWVGCAGSFDDRAKKITKAFCKILNKIGVEFAVLGQEESCTGDPAKRAGNEFVFQMMALTNIEVLNAYDVKKIVTACPHCFNTLKNEYPSLGGNFEVIHHTQFLRKLMEEGRLKIEGGAFRGKKITFHDPCYLGRANNEYEAPRMLLEKLDAELVEMKRCKTNGLCCGAGGAQMFKEPEKGNKDINIERTEEALALEPKVIATGCPFCNTMMTDGVKHFNKNEEVVVKDIVELLAEAEDL, encoded by the coding sequence ATGGATTTACATATAAAAACAATGGCAGAATATGCTGCCGAAGGAAAATCACCTGAAGTTTTATTTTGGGTTGGTTGTGCGGGAAGTTTTGACGATCGTGCTAAAAAAATTACGAAAGCTTTTTGTAAAATACTAAATAAAATAGGTGTTGAATTTGCTGTTCTCGGACAGGAAGAAAGTTGTACCGGAGATCCTGCAAAACGTGCCGGAAACGAATTCGTTTTCCAAATGATGGCTTTAACGAATATTGAAGTTCTGAATGCTTATGATGTTAAAAAAATCGTAACAGCTTGTCCACACTGTTTCAATACACTTAAAAATGAATACCCAAGCTTAGGCGGGAATTTTGAAGTGATTCATCATACTCAATTTCTTAGAAAACTAATGGAAGAGGGTAGATTAAAAATTGAAGGGGGAGCTTTCAGAGGTAAAAAAATCACTTTCCATGATCCGTGTTATTTAGGAAGAGCAAATAACGAGTACGAAGCTCCAAGAATGCTACTTGAAAAATTAGATGCCGAACTTGTAGAAATGAAACGCTGCAAGACCAACGGCCTTTGCTGTGGAGCTGGAGGTGCGCAGATGTTTAAAGAGCCTGAAAAAGGCAATAAAGACATCAATATCGAAAGAACAGAGGAAGCTTTAGCCTTAGAGCCTAAAGTAATTGCGACAGGTTGCCCGTTCTGTAATACAATGATGACGGATGGTGTAAAGCACTTTAACAAGAATGAAGAAGTTGTTGTTAAGGATATTGTAGAGCTTTTGGCAGAAGCGGAAGATTTATAA
- a CDS encoding MlaD family protein: protein MKFSKELKAGVIAILAIVGFVILFQFMKGRSLFTTDNIFYAKYDNVEGLAQSSPVSINGLKVGQVDKIVPQTTKDGKIHFIVKITVDNNFEFSKQSTLEIFEPGLMSGKEMRVNLAYGGASAKDGDTLRGAFKLGTLGSLSSQVGPVKDQLQTVLYRVDSLMSSANQVVNAQNREEIRLLLANLNKTVGALQTTAGSVNTLVGNNDPKLQKVLDDASVTMQTGKVTLDKYGNLAESIDTKKLNATIANLDATVGKLNQVIGGIDNGQGSLGKLMKDEQLYNNLNSASTNLNSLIEDMKANPKRYINFSVFGKNNKD from the coding sequence GTGAAGTTCAGTAAAGAATTAAAAGCTGGTGTAATAGCAATTTTAGCCATTGTTGGCTTTGTGATATTATTCCAATTTATGAAAGGCCGAAGCCTTTTTACTACCGATAATATATTTTACGCAAAATATGATAACGTTGAGGGATTAGCGCAATCTTCCCCTGTTTCGATCAATGGATTGAAGGTAGGACAGGTTGATAAAATCGTTCCTCAGACTACAAAAGACGGAAAGATTCATTTTATCGTAAAAATTACTGTCGATAATAATTTTGAGTTCTCAAAACAATCAACTCTTGAAATTTTTGAACCTGGATTAATGTCGGGGAAAGAAATGAGAGTTAATTTGGCGTATGGTGGAGCATCTGCAAAAGACGGAGATACTTTACGAGGAGCTTTCAAATTGGGAACTTTGGGAAGTCTTTCTTCTCAGGTAGGGCCTGTTAAAGATCAATTACAAACTGTTTTATACAGAGTAGACTCTTTAATGTCGAGTGCCAATCAGGTTGTCAACGCACAAAACAGAGAGGAGATCAGATTATTGCTTGCGAATCTTAACAAAACTGTTGGAGCGTTACAAACTACGGCAGGAAGTGTGAATACTTTGGTTGGTAATAACGATCCGAAACTTCAAAAAGTATTGGATGACGCAAGCGTAACAATGCAGACCGGTAAAGTGACTTTAGACAAGTACGGAAACCTTGCGGAAAGTATTGATACTAAAAAATTAAATGCTACCATCGCAAATCTTGATGCTACAGTAGGTAAGCTTAACCAAGTTATAGGAGGTATTGATAACGGACAGGGAAGTTTAGGTAAGCTGATGAAAGATGAACAGCTTTATAACAACCTTAATTCAGCATCTACCAACCTGAACTCATTGATAGAAGATATGAAAGCCAACCCGAAGAGATATATCAACTTCTCCGTTTTTGGTAAGAACAATAAAGACTAA
- a CDS encoding cell wall anchor protein yields the protein MKKSLLIAAILLSTLTFSQTWNTTGNSGTSPSNNFVGTTDSQALILKANNAEGLRVLPDGNVRIGGNIDPVITNTSTLRVYRDFIPTIELANPFGRFEISKSACNGCAASGAIPGDTVLRNLGASHNIILSIPDNANDGSTYIGINDGLHGTWVKFFNNATAKFEGKITAKEVEVKANVWADYVFKKEYNLNSLEEVEKHIQEKGHLPNIPSADEVVKNGINLGEMDAKLLEKIEELTLYSIEQNKQIKSQFEKIEKLEKQSEDLKKLKEQVQQLLNTKH from the coding sequence ATGAAAAAATCATTACTGATTGCAGCTATTCTGCTATCTACTCTTACATTTTCACAAACTTGGAATACAACGGGAAATTCAGGAACTAGTCCCTCAAATAATTTCGTAGGAACAACAGATAGTCAGGCTTTAATTCTCAAAGCTAATAATGCAGAGGGATTACGTGTATTACCTGATGGCAATGTAAGGATTGGAGGGAATATTGACCCTGTAATAACTAATACTTCTACGCTAAGGGTTTATAGAGACTTTATTCCAACTATTGAGCTTGCCAACCCATTTGGACGCTTCGAAATTTCAAAATCGGCTTGTAATGGTTGTGCAGCTTCTGGCGCTATACCAGGAGATACTGTTTTAAGAAATCTAGGGGCTAGTCATAATATAATACTTTCTATTCCTGATAATGCTAATGACGGCTCCACTTATATTGGGATCAATGATGGCTTACATGGTACATGGGTTAAATTTTTCAACAATGCAACCGCAAAATTCGAAGGCAAAATAACTGCAAAGGAAGTTGAAGTTAAAGCCAATGTTTGGGCAGATTATGTATTCAAAAAAGAGTATAATCTTAATTCTTTAGAAGAAGTAGAAAAGCATATTCAGGAAAAAGGCCATTTACCAAACATCCCATCAGCTGATGAAGTTGTGAAGAATGGTATTAATTTGGGTGAAATGGATGCCAAGCTTCTTGAGAAAATTGAAGAACTTACTCTTTATTCAATTGAACAGAATAAGCAGATAAAATCTCAATTTGAAAAAATTGAAAAGTTAGAAAAGCAATCCGAAGACCTTAAGAAGCTGAAAGAGCAGGTTCAACAACTTCTAAACACTAAACACTAA
- a CDS encoding (Fe-S)-binding protein translates to MQYIDNIIFLILLVAGFGLFAKSLQKIYRNIRLGREINRSDNKPERWETMARVAMGQSKMSARPVAGILHLFVYVGFVIINIELIEIIVDGIFGTHRFLATIFGHTFYNFFTATLEVLALLVVIGVVLFFIRRNFYGVKRLTMKELFGWPKNDANWILIIEFALMIAFFTMNASDFILQSRGYDHFIKVGSFPISEMTFVPFLEVFSFDNGFLFGIERAAWWFHFVGILFFMNYLYYSKHLHIILAFPSTWFANLDKKGKFNNLESVTKEIKLMMDPNADPYAAPAEGAEADVPSKFGAEDVFDLNQVQLLNAYSCTECGRCTSVCPANITGKKLSPRLILMKTRDRLEEVGRNIDKNGSFVDDGKKLLNDYVTKEELWACTTCNACTEACPILLDPLSIIFEMRRFLVMEQSAAPQELNLMMTNVENNAAPWQYNQADRLNWAND, encoded by the coding sequence ATGCAATATATCGATAATATTATTTTTCTGATTTTATTAGTTGCAGGGTTTGGGCTTTTTGCAAAAAGTCTGCAAAAGATATATAGAAATATCAGATTAGGAAGAGAGATCAACCGAAGTGATAATAAACCCGAACGCTGGGAGACCATGGCACGAGTTGCGATGGGACAAAGCAAAATGTCAGCACGTCCTGTTGCTGGAATTCTACACCTTTTCGTGTATGTAGGTTTTGTTATCATTAATATTGAATTAATAGAAATCATTGTTGATGGGATCTTTGGAACTCACAGATTTTTAGCAACAATTTTCGGACATACATTTTATAATTTCTTTACGGCTACATTAGAAGTTTTAGCACTTCTTGTTGTAATTGGAGTTGTATTATTCTTCATCCGAAGAAATTTTTATGGTGTTAAGAGATTAACAATGAAAGAACTTTTCGGATGGCCAAAGAATGATGCCAACTGGATTCTTATCATTGAATTTGCCCTGATGATAGCTTTCTTCACCATGAACGCTTCAGATTTTATTCTTCAGTCAAGAGGATATGATCATTTTATAAAAGTAGGATCTTTCCCGATCAGCGAAATGACTTTTGTTCCGTTTCTTGAAGTATTCAGTTTTGATAACGGATTTTTATTTGGTATAGAAAGGGCTGCCTGGTGGTTTCACTTTGTGGGAATCCTTTTCTTCATGAATTATCTTTATTATTCAAAGCATTTACATATAATTTTAGCATTCCCAAGTACTTGGTTTGCCAACTTAGATAAGAAAGGAAAATTCAACAATTTAGAATCTGTTACAAAGGAAATTAAATTAATGATGGATCCCAATGCAGACCCTTACGCTGCTCCGGCAGAAGGTGCTGAAGCTGATGTTCCTTCTAAATTTGGTGCTGAAGATGTTTTTGATTTAAATCAGGTTCAATTACTAAATGCATATTCTTGTACAGAATGTGGAAGATGTACTTCTGTTTGCCCTGCCAATATTACAGGTAAAAAACTATCTCCAAGATTGATCTTGATGAAAACGAGAGACAGATTGGAAGAAGTTGGAAGAAATATCGACAAAAACGGGTCATTCGTTGATGATGGCAAAAAGTTGTTGAATGATTATGTAACCAAAGAAGAACTTTGGGCATGTACTACTTGTAACGCGTGTACAGAAGCTTGTCCAATATTATTAGATCCGCTTTCTATTATTTTTGAAATGAGAAGATTCTTAGTGATGGAACAGTCCGCTGCTCCACAGGAATTAAATCTAATGATGACAAACGTGGAAAACAATGCTGCGCCTTGGCAATATAATCAGGCAGATCGTTTGAATTGGGCGAATGATTAA